Within the Leptospira ryugenii genome, the region TTAATACACGGTTAAGGTTGTTCATTGCATTTGCAGGGCCAAATGACCTTGATACGTCCACCAATAATCGTATCGTGATTTTATCCTTAACTTCAATTTGGCGAATACGATTCACCATGACTTCGATCATCTCATCAAAATCTAAACCATTTTGAATGAATTTGGACGGTGCAAAGAAGGCTTCGCAGTATACAATATTGTTTGATCTAAGATAGTCCGCCAGACTATCGATAAAATAACCTAAATCGGAGGCTTCCTTTACAGCACCTTGGACAAAGAAGAATACTTGGATAAATCCATTTAAATCCTTAAAGTTATATTTCTCTTCGAATTCTTGGTCTGTGACCTCAATACCGTTTTTCTTATAGAGATATTTTAGGGTCTCTCGGTTCACGCAAGCTTCCAAGTGAAGATGAATCTCGGTCTTAGGTATCTCGCGAATGAAATTGATGACATCTTGCTCATTAGGATGTGCTAATGATAGATCCCCCGCTAAGAGTGCATTTCTTTCTCTGGCCAGAAGCGACACTTCATCGGGACGTCCTTCTGACTCTTTTGGAAAGAGCCAATGGGGGGCCTGTAAGATGGGCAAATCCATCAAAGAGACCCGCTCGTTCAAAAGTGTATTGATTTGTTTATCAAAGGTTAGCTGAATGGAAGGCGAATAAGGCCGATCCGCTGGTAGACGGCTCTTGAGTCTGTTTAACTCGGAAATATCTCTGTCGATGACAGAGATCCTTTGGAGGATTTCGGAAAAAGGAACTTCCATGTTCCAGGAAATTTTTTAGAATTCGATCCTTACCTACAAGAAAATTTTTTCAAAATGGCCATTTTCAACCTACAGTGAATAAAAATACCGCCGATGGAAGCTTTAGGAGCGGAAAAGACTGGAAAATTTTCCGAATTATGTCGTATAAATGAATATGCTCACAACTCGCAAAACCTTTTTGCCATTCGCTCTACCTAGCATTTCAGAGGATGCCATTGAAGAGGTCGCAAATGTACTCCGTTCTGGTTGGGTAACCTCTGGTCCTAAGGTGAAACAATTCGAAATGGAATTTGCAGACTTTGTGGGTGCTCCTATTGCCATTGCCGTAAACTCGGCCACAGCTGGTCTACACCTTGCGCTGGAATCCATCGGACTCACTGAAAAAGATGCAGTGATAACGAGTGCCGTTACGTTTACCGCAACGACAGAAGTAATTTGTTATTTTAAAGCAGAACCGATTTTAACTGATGTTGACCCCATCAACCACCTATTAACTCCAGAAACTCTCTTGGCAACCATTGAACGAGAATGTACCTGGAATGGCTCAGAACTCATCACCAAAAAATCAGGCAAAGTGGTTCGCGCTATCATGCCTGTTCATTTAGCTGGCTACACTTGCGACATGGAGAGAATCCTTACCATTGCAAAAAAGTATAGGCTCTATGTGATTGAAGACGCAGCGCATGCATTCCCAGCCGTACATAAAGACAAAATGATAGGGAATTGGGGTGATTTTACAGTATTTAGTTTTTATGCGACAAAAGGCATTACTACCGGCGAAGGTGGGATGATAACAATGAAAGACTCGAGTCGCGCGGATCACATACGTAAGATGAGACTGCATGGGATTAACAGAGATGCTTTCAATCGACCTGGATGGTACTATGAAGTGGTAGAGGCTGGTTATAAGTACAATCTCAGCGATATCCAAGCCGCTCTTGGTATCGTGCAACTTAAAGAATCACACGCCTTTTGGGAAAGACGTACTCAAATTGCAAAGCGCTACAACGAAACATTCTCCAAAATCAAAGGCCTCAAATTACCAAATGAAGATCTGTTAGGCATCCATAGTTGGCATTTGTATCGAGTGGAAATCGATCCAGAAAAAGCATTTGTTGGTAGAGATACCTTAGCAGAGGAGCTGAAAGAAAGAAATATCGGATCAAGCTTACATTTCATTCCCATTTTCGAACATCCATATTACAAAAAGAAATTTCAATTTGATAGAAATTTATTTCCAAACGCAAACACGATGTACGCAAGAACTCTATCCTTACCACTATTTGCAGGAATGACAAAACAAGATGAGCAAGATGTGATTGATGCTGTCTTGGACATTTTTCAGGTCAAATAAACCATTTATTGATAGTCTCTTAGAAACTCAGAGTCATATGTCTGGAGGATTTCTAAGAGAAATTGATAAAATCCTTGGTCGGTTCCGTCGATAGTTCGGCGAATCCAAAACCCTACACTTTCCATAACCAATTTACTATCGTAAAGCTCATCGCCCTTTTTTATAAAGAATTTAGCAGACTCTTCTATATCTTCACTGTCCGTGAAATCAGGGTACATAAAGTACCTAAATTTTTCTAGATAAAATGGCTCTAATCGATTTTCACTTAATAACTCTTCATATCGATTGACTTCTTTTTCGAAAAAATTCAAATCAGAATGGAACTTTCGGTGAACTACATAAAAGGTTCTCGCAAATCTTCGTAGATAGGTATCATAATTTAACTGTGTAATGAGCCTAAATTTTGTGTTTTCCTTTGCTGGAAGGAAGTACTTAAGTAAACGCTTAGGAAATTCAGGATGATACCGCCCAAAATCCTTTTTGTTTGTGAGATTTAGCAGATTTTCAGAGTGTGGTCCATCTACATAAATGGGCACATGCAAAAGTTCACGTAAACTCTTTGGTTGTAAATACTGAAGAAAATGACAAAAGAGACCTTGGACACCAAAATCATTCCAGGCTCCGATCGAAATCCGAGAACACTGATGTTTTGATTTTGGGAAATCCAACCAAATCGATTCGGAAATCAACTTGAGTCTATTTTCATCTCCTAAAGGAACAGGTTCAACCTGTACACGATTCCATTCCTTTTTTAGCTCTGGTAAGCACGCAAACAACGCAATTGCCAGACAAAGGGTACTACTTAATCTTATAAGTAATTTCAGCCGGTAAATTCTCCCATTCTGAGCTAGGATCTTTTTTGAAATACACTGGAGAAACTGCAGGAGTCTTGGAAAAACTTTGGTACAAAATCAAATCAGTTTCTTTTTTTTCAAAATACCGATGGTCGGCTGAAGCAGCAATTGACAGGTCTCCAACAGGAACCCATCCATAACCGAGAAGAAATAGCATGACAGCATCTTCTATCGATTTGGGTTTTTTATTTTCAAATCGTATCATTCTGTAGGGAATAGAAGGAATAGCAAGTTCATTCATCCTATCGCGGAATTGGTCTAGAGACTGAGAAGTGGTCCTTTCATTTTTGATTGTATTTAAGTAATCACTCAGAAACAATTTCGGATTTTCTTTCGTTTTATCAAAAAAATAAGAAGT harbors:
- the add gene encoding adenosine deaminase, with the protein product MEVPFSEILQRISVIDRDISELNRLKSRLPADRPYSPSIQLTFDKQINTLLNERVSLMDLPILQAPHWLFPKESEGRPDEVSLLARERNALLAGDLSLAHPNEQDVINFIREIPKTEIHLHLEACVNRETLKYLYKKNGIEVTDQEFEEKYNFKDLNGFIQVFFFVQGAVKEASDLGYFIDSLADYLRSNNIVYCEAFFAPSKFIQNGLDFDEMIEVMVNRIRQIEVKDKITIRLLVDVSRSFGPANAMNNLNRVLNLKQKEVIGIGLGGAELMGPAKDYAEVFKKAREAGLRCVAHSGEDDGPWAIWDAVSLCKAERIGHGTSAIQDPELMKYMKENKIPIEICVTSNVFTGKYVRKEQNHPVRYYYDQGMALCINTDDPEIFNVNLTYEYFKLYRFLDFSLEELIDLVRQGVYCTFHPQKDSLWNEMEEKINQIKIKYNLIQNAAIAV
- a CDS encoding DegT/DnrJ/EryC1/StrS family aminotransferase, whose amino-acid sequence is MLTTRKTFLPFALPSISEDAIEEVANVLRSGWVTSGPKVKQFEMEFADFVGAPIAIAVNSATAGLHLALESIGLTEKDAVITSAVTFTATTEVICYFKAEPILTDVDPINHLLTPETLLATIERECTWNGSELITKKSGKVVRAIMPVHLAGYTCDMERILTIAKKYRLYVIEDAAHAFPAVHKDKMIGNWGDFTVFSFYATKGITTGEGGMITMKDSSRADHIRKMRLHGINRDAFNRPGWYYEVVEAGYKYNLSDIQAALGIVQLKESHAFWERRTQIAKRYNETFSKIKGLKLPNEDLLGIHSWHLYRVEIDPEKAFVGRDTLAEELKERNIGSSLHFIPIFEHPYYKKKFQFDRNLFPNANTMYARTLSLPLFAGMTKQDEQDVIDAVLDIFQVK